A window from Neodiprion fabricii isolate iyNeoFabr1 chromosome 2, iyNeoFabr1.1, whole genome shotgun sequence encodes these proteins:
- the LOC124176899 gene encoding prisilkin-39-like isoform X2 yields MLRSTLCGVAVLLITSLVDAAPYNKFGRTCKDIGCRSNEECVMENKDCGYNDRQGDTCGRFPTCKRSSGSSESCTSLVCPAGQYCRTENGRPTCVSTLGGQEDGTGEVNSISKRQSGSASADSGSSSGYPRQSSASGYPSGSGYPSSSSSGYPSSGSSGYPSAQSGATRTSGSNANLGYPSYGSSGYPSSSSSGYPSSGSSGYPRSGSSGYPSSGSSGYPSSGSSGYPSSGSSGYPSSGSSGYPSSSSSGYPSSGSSGYPGSGSSGYPGGDTAVRRTSGSNVNSGYPSGGYPNNPGPLPSQGQGYNSNYPNQGYRPPGPGRPGYGQPGYGQPGYGQPGYGQPGYGQPGYGQPGYGQPGYGQPGYGQPGYGQPGYGQPAPQSNGFTDKITNFAKNLAQRVFTQAIVDRVTGRQ; encoded by the exons ATGCTTCGTTCGACGCTATGTGGCGTCGCGGTGCTCCTGATTACGTCACTGGTAGACGCCGCTCCGTACAACA AATTTGGAAGAACGTGCAAGGACATCGGCTGCCGGAGCAACGAAGAGTGCGTCATGGAAAATAAAGACTGCGGATACAACGATAGGCAGGGTGATACTTGCGGACGATTCCCAACGTGTAAACGGTCGTCTGGTTCAA GCGAAAGCTGCACCTCACTCGTTTGTCCGGCTGGTCAATATTGCAGGACAGAAAATGGCAGACCAACCTGCGTAAGCACGCTGGGAGGACAAG AAGATGGCACTGGGGAAGTTAACAGCATCTCGAAACGCCAGAGTGGATCTGCATCGGCGGACTCTGGATCCAGCTCCGGTTATCCACGCCAGTCTTCAGCCTCAGGCTACCCTTCTGGATCCGGCTATCCATCTTCCAGTTCCTCCGGGTATCCTAGCTCTGGATCCTCCGGATACCCTTCCGCACAATCGGGAGCCACAAGAACCTCTGGCAGCAATGCAAACTTGGGTTATCCCAGTTACGGTTCCTCCGGTTATCCCAGTTCCAGTTCATCTGGGTATCCTAGCTCGGGTTCCTCAGGTTATCCTAGGTCGGGTTCTTCAGGTTATCCTAGCTCGGGTTCTTCAGGTTATCCTAGCTCGGGTTCCTCAGGTTATCCTAGCTCGGGTTCCTCAGGTTATCCCAGCTCTGGATCCTCTGGTTATCCCAGTTCCAGTTCCTCCGGTTATCCTAGTTCAGGTTCTTCCGGTTATCCAGGATCCGGTTCGTCGGGATATCCTGGCGGTGACACAGCGGTGAGAAGAACGTCAGGCAGCAACGTTAACAGCGGGTATCCGTCCGGCGGATATCCCAACAATCCAGGACCCTTGCCTTCCCAAGGCCAAGGATACAATTCCAACTATCCCAATCAGGGTTACAGACCACCGGGTCCCGGGCGACCAGGTTATGGCCAACCAGGATATGGTCAACCGGGTTACGGACAGCCGGGTTACGGACAGCCGGGTTACGGACAGCCAGGCTATGGACAACCGGGTTATGGCCAGCCAGGTTACGGACAACCGGGCTACGGGCAGCCTGGCTATGGACAGCCGGGTTACGGTCAGCCAGCTCCACAGTCGAACGGGTTTACCGACAAGATAACAAACTTTGCCAAAAATTTGGCACAAAGAGTTTTCACGCAAGCCATAGTCGATCGGGTGACTGGAAGGCAGTAA
- the LOC124176899 gene encoding prisilkin-39-like isoform X1 produces the protein MLRSTLCGVAVLLITSLVDAAPYNKFGRTCKDIGCRSNEECVMENKDCGYNDRQGDTCGRFPTCKRSSGSSESCTSLVCPAGQYCRTENGRPTCVSTLGGQEDEILAEDGTGEVNSISKRQSGSASADSGSSSGYPRQSSASGYPSGSGYPSSSSSGYPSSGSSGYPSAQSGATRTSGSNANLGYPSYGSSGYPSSSSSGYPSSGSSGYPRSGSSGYPSSGSSGYPSSGSSGYPSSGSSGYPSSGSSGYPSSSSSGYPSSGSSGYPGSGSSGYPGGDTAVRRTSGSNVNSGYPSGGYPNNPGPLPSQGQGYNSNYPNQGYRPPGPGRPGYGQPGYGQPGYGQPGYGQPGYGQPGYGQPGYGQPGYGQPGYGQPGYGQPGYGQPAPQSNGFTDKITNFAKNLAQRVFTQAIVDRVTGRQ, from the exons ATGCTTCGTTCGACGCTATGTGGCGTCGCGGTGCTCCTGATTACGTCACTGGTAGACGCCGCTCCGTACAACA AATTTGGAAGAACGTGCAAGGACATCGGCTGCCGGAGCAACGAAGAGTGCGTCATGGAAAATAAAGACTGCGGATACAACGATAGGCAGGGTGATACTTGCGGACGATTCCCAACGTGTAAACGGTCGTCTGGTTCAA GCGAAAGCTGCACCTCACTCGTTTGTCCGGCTGGTCAATATTGCAGGACAGAAAATGGCAGACCAACCTGCGTAAGCACGCTGGGAGGACAAG AGGATGAAATTCTTGCAGAAGATGGCACTGGGGAAGTTAACAGCATCTCGAAACGCCAGAGTGGATCTGCATCGGCGGACTCTGGATCCAGCTCCGGTTATCCACGCCAGTCTTCAGCCTCAGGCTACCCTTCTGGATCCGGCTATCCATCTTCCAGTTCCTCCGGGTATCCTAGCTCTGGATCCTCCGGATACCCTTCCGCACAATCGGGAGCCACAAGAACCTCTGGCAGCAATGCAAACTTGGGTTATCCCAGTTACGGTTCCTCCGGTTATCCCAGTTCCAGTTCATCTGGGTATCCTAGCTCGGGTTCCTCAGGTTATCCTAGGTCGGGTTCTTCAGGTTATCCTAGCTCGGGTTCTTCAGGTTATCCTAGCTCGGGTTCCTCAGGTTATCCTAGCTCGGGTTCCTCAGGTTATCCCAGCTCTGGATCCTCTGGTTATCCCAGTTCCAGTTCCTCCGGTTATCCTAGTTCAGGTTCTTCCGGTTATCCAGGATCCGGTTCGTCGGGATATCCTGGCGGTGACACAGCGGTGAGAAGAACGTCAGGCAGCAACGTTAACAGCGGGTATCCGTCCGGCGGATATCCCAACAATCCAGGACCCTTGCCTTCCCAAGGCCAAGGATACAATTCCAACTATCCCAATCAGGGTTACAGACCACCGGGTCCCGGGCGACCAGGTTATGGCCAACCAGGATATGGTCAACCGGGTTACGGACAGCCGGGTTACGGACAGCCGGGTTACGGACAGCCAGGCTATGGACAACCGGGTTATGGCCAGCCAGGTTACGGACAACCGGGCTACGGGCAGCCTGGCTATGGACAGCCGGGTTACGGTCAGCCAGCTCCACAGTCGAACGGGTTTACCGACAAGATAACAAACTTTGCCAAAAATTTGGCACAAAGAGTTTTCACGCAAGCCATAGTCGATCGGGTGACTGGAAGGCAGTAA